The window TGTATGTTGACCAGTTGCATTGTAGCCGCCCCGTTGCCACCAATTTTCAATGAGATCGACTTCGGATTGGGGGGCGAATGTCGGAGTACTGGGATCGGCCACATAACTTTGGTTTAGCACCTTGGCAAAAAAAGGCCGTCTGACAATTTCTTTTACTTGCTCTGCTCCAAAGAGAAGCGGTCTCAGATGTTCTTTGGATTTTGCGAGTTTTTGAGCCTCTTCGTCATTCAGTTGACCAACTTCGACCGTCTTGACACCAAGTACATCGAGAAAATCGCCTAACCAATTGCGAAGCACTTCAATACCGGTGTCACGAAGGGAAACAATGATGCGCCAGTTATCAAGCAATGGAGAATTTATAATGGTGCGGATCACGTCGAGAATGATGGGCTGGTGCTCTTTCTCAATGCGATCAATGGCATCAATGAAGAATATGGGCGTTCCGGCGGCCCCGATCTCCACAAGAAGTTTTTCCAAGGGAGCACCTGAGAGACCCTGCGAGGTCGCGTAGCTGGTCCAACTGGTGCCTTCGAGCTGTTCAGCCTTCAGAAATAAGACTGGGCCGTTTTCTAAGGCACGTTGTACTGCCCGCCTTACTACGACTGATTTACCGCTTCCCGGCAAACCACGTATTTGGACGAGTCGTGCTGTGGAAAGCTTGGTATCTAGCTTCTTGATGAGTGGGGTTCTGTTGAGCCGTACTCCACCGATATCATCTGGAATGAGGTTGACGTAGCTTTCTGCAAGTTGTGTCAACGTGTCAAGATCGTGGCGCAAGGAAGTTGCGCCGCGAAGTCTTGCAAGAGGGGAGATCAGACGGACAAGCCGCACTCGGTCAAATTGCCCCGCTTTCCCGGCTGATGCGCGGGATAGTTGAACAATCTTTGCCCAGAACAAGGGAGCCTTATCTGCATCCTCCGGTGCGAGGCAATCTCGAATGCGATTAATAGCATCAGGGGGGCAAGTGGCACCTTCACGAAGGAAGTCGAATTGGATCAAAACGAAGTGCGCAAGGAATTGATGCACGTCTTCAGCCGTGCTTGGCGCTCCCTCTGCTTCCTCCTTCAGTAATGCAACTATATCGTTCTTGACCGCGTTGATGTCGTTAGTTTTGCTATAGCGTTCTGCAAAGCGAGTATCAAAATGGTCAGCTGTCAGGCTTTCGCGGGCCCAATCGCAAAGGGTCTTGAGTGCCCGTTCTTTGGCAGGGGTGATTGTGCCAACTGCGGCCCCGTAGCGGTCAGTGTTGATACGGAAGTCCGGCTTTTTAAGGGTTTTCCAACTGTCGCGGACGATCTTGCGAAAATCAGAGTTCGTTCTCGCAGCGCTGATCGTAAGCGAACGCTTCACTTGGAGGCTAAGGCGAACTGGGTTCTTTTCGATATCCTCAAAATCGACGATCACGTCATCAAGCTGTTCGCCGAAGTCACGCTGCTGAGTCGATACTCGAACAACAATTCGATCATCAATACCGGGCGCATTGGCTTCAGCGAGCAATGCGGTGAGATAGAACGCAGCTGCATCTCCTTCAAAGGTGAATCCTTCGCCGCCAGCAAGTTCTGGTGATTGTGACATTTCTATGCTACGCAAGAATTGAGTCAAGTATCACTCTGCTTACTCATCTTCAGAAAGTTTCCTGACTGTCTCCTCGGACAGCCCAGTGGCCTGCGCAATCTGTTCAATAGTCAGCAGACCCATACGAAGCATGTTAACAGCCACGTCAGCTTTGCCTTTCTCGATTCCTTCATCATAGGCGGATTCGATCATGTCTTTTTCGCTGGCCCTGTTGCTCAGATATTTTTCATAGGCTCGACGTTCTGTAGCAGACATTTTCAGCAGATCAAGCTTCTCAGCAGCTGCCTGAATGTTCTTGGAGCGAAAATCGGACCTGACTTCGGAATTTTTGAAAAAATAGACCCACTCGTCGATGCCGTTCTTGATAATATTGTGGAACCGCTCCACTTCAATCAGGTAGTATTCTGGGAAAACATTTTTGCCTGCATCAATCTCCCGTCCCACTACTGCCCTGCGTTTTCTTGGTTCTAAACGCAGCTTTTCCTGGGTGTTCAGGCCATAAAATTCATTGGTTCCTTTATAGATATAATCGTTTTCTCCTTCTCCAAGGAGAAAGTAGAGAATGCTGACGGAGATGATTTTTTTCACCTGAGCAAATGAATTGCCCAGCCGCATGCGATCCACAATGAGCTTGGAACTACCATACAGGAGCCGCTGGAGATAATAGCGTTCCCAGCCCGCCTGTACCTCAATGATGTAGATTTCTCCGTTCTCGTCCTCTACCGAGAGATCTACCCGGTTGAATTTGTCGGTTGCATCTTCCTGATTGCTTTCGCTTTCCAGGATGGTCAAAATTTTGATGTCTTTTTTGAGTAAGGTACTGAGAAAGCCTTCCAGTACATCGTAGTTGGCTTTGTCACGCAGGATATTTTTGATCGCCCAGTCGAAACTGACCAGTGTTCGTGTCTCGCTCATAACGCTTTCTCCTGATAGAAAAAACTGACTGTGAAAGGAAGGACTTTTCTTCATACCCGCCTGCAATAACCGAGGGGTAGGTATTGTTTAATATACTGGAATTGAATAAAAAAAGAAAGGCTTACAGGTGGAAGTCCCTGAGGAGTGCTGGGCGAATGGTGAGTTTTGTAAGCCGCTCCAGTTCCTCTTTTATTACCTCAAGGTGTGCCTGATCATACCATCTTGGGGCAAGGCAGTCAGTACGCCAGCAGCAAAGGTCCTGATCGCAATACTCCCTTGCGGTGTCAAAGCAGGGAAAATTCCCTTCGGTAATTTGAATAGCATGGATCAAGCTTCGCTTGGTTGGAACATCACAGTTGAGCCCAAGGGCCTTTGCTTTTTCTTTGATCTGTTGAGCATTCATTGCGGCGTAACAGCAGAACCTTTTTAAGTAATCCCAAAGGAGGAGGTTTTTATTTGCCTTTGTATGAAACCTGTCTGGCTCAATTTTTATGTTTGCTTACCTCGGACCAGAGGGCCAAGATGGAAGTCAGCAAGCTAAAATGGATATATTGCCCGGTTTTGTTCCGTATGCGTAGCGTGGTAGTTGCAGGTTGTACGATTTTGTACTTTATGGTACCCTCTTTTGCCAAAAATCCTTGGGACAGGAGAGTATCGGGGACCAAGAATACTCCAAATTTTTCAATGCGCAAGTAATAGATAGTCTGTAAAGAACTTCTTCTCTGCCCACCGCATGCAGGAACCCGAGCTCGATTCTGTCAGGCAGAACTTGATGCATCTAACAGAACTTAATGACAAATGAGCTCTTTTCCTCTATACTGCCCCGTATTTTACGCTTCAGAAGACAAGGGCGGGTGCAGGAGTTCAGGAATCACGAACCTCGGAGGAAGGAGTGAGAAAGAATGTCTGAAGTTTTCATATTTGGTGTCAGTGGTGAAGAGTTACCCAAGGAGCAGCTACGCAAGATAGCGTCATGCAGTGCTGTGGTGGTGTCCTCACGCCATCAGGCTCTGCTCAAGGGCATGGAGATCCACCGGATCCCTGTTGCGCCGGTGGAAGAGATGGTCTTTGAACTGGCAGTGGCCCTGAACGAGGGCGATGTCGCGGTGCTGGCCTCTGGTGATCCGCTCTTTTTCGGTATAGGGCGTACGCTGCTAGAACGTTTCGGTCCTGAGCTGGTACATATCACTCCGGCCCTGTCTGCTGTGCAGCTGGCCTGTACCCGTTTCAAGCTGCCTTGGGATGATCTGCCCCTGATCAGTTTGCATGGTCGCTCGGCGAAGGATATTGCTGGCAAGATTTTAGGTAAGCCTAAGGTGATGCTCTTTACAGATCATCGCAATAGTCCTGACCGAATAGCCCAGGAATTGCTGACGGTCCTGGAAGAGCATAAGGATAATGTCCGGAAAAAGAGAATTCGGGTTCGGGTTGCCGAGAACCTGGGGTTGAAAGACGAACGTATATGCAGCGGTACCTTGGCTGATATTGCTGGACAGAAGTTTTCACCGCTCAATATGTTGCTGATTGAACAACAGCAGGCACCTGAGGCAGAGGGGGCGGAGACCGCTGATGATTTTATCCTCGGCCTTCAGGAAGATGAGATTGCCCATTCCCGAGGGCTGATCACCAAGGATGAGATCCGGGCTGTGATTCTCCATCGCTTACGTTTACCACGAAGCGGGGTTCTTTGGGATGTGGGCGGTGGTTCCGGTTCTGTCTCAGTGGAGGCGGCCCGGCTTTGCCCGGATCTGACCATCTATATTATTGAGCAGAAAGAAGAGGGCTGGGAGAATATCCGCGCCAATATTGTTCGCTATGGTCTTTATAATATTAAGCTGATCTGCGGTCAGGCCCCGGATGTCTTCCCTCAATTACCTGATCCTGATCGGGTCTTTATTGGTGGCAGCAAGGGCTTGCTGGTGGAGATTATTCCTCGCTGTGCCAAAAGACTGACGCCAAAGGGCCGGATGGTGGCCAGTGCTGTCTTGAAAAAGACAGCGGAACAGGCCCCCTTGCTGATGTCATCCAATGGGCTGGACGTGGACGCGCGCACTGTGGCGGTCACCCGTGAAGAAATACGCTATACCAATTATGGGGAGCCGGGGCTCCTGCTCAATCCCATTACCATAATAACTGGAAAAAAATAGATATCTCGCCCAGAGGAGGGATATCTGTGACGATATAAAGAAACTGTTTTGCTGATACGCCGCAGGCTGCGGCGTATCAGACCCGGAGCGTTGCATGAAACAAGGAAAATCGCAGGGACGGCTTTATCTGGTCGGTGTCGGACCTGGTGACCCGGAACTTATGACCTATAAGGCCGTGCGGGTCCTTGAGCAGACCAAGGTCTGGGTGGCACCCAAGGCAAAGGCTGATGGCGCCAGTGCTGCCTTGCAGATTGCCTCAGCTATGGTGGGGCTCGCAGACAAGGAGGTTCTGGAGGTCCGCTTTCCCATGAAGAAGATCCGCCTGGAGCAGGAGCATGACCCTGAGGTGCAGCAGGGCTGGCAGGAGGCTGCCCGGATTGTGCTGGAGCGCCTTGATCAAGGCGAGGATGTTGCCTTTCCCACCCTGGGAGATCCGGGCCTTTATTCCACCTCCTTTTACCTGCTCAACACCCTGCAGGAGCTTCGCCAGGAGCTGCCGGTGACGATTATCCCAGGCATCACCGCCATGTCCGCCTGCTCTGCCCAGGTTAATGCGCCTTTAGGACTGGGAGATGATGTGCTTTCTGTTGTACCAGCTGCCTTTGATGATGCCCGCCTGCGTGATATTCTCCAGAACTCTGATGCTGTGGTGCTGATGAAGGTTTTTCGCCGTTTACCTGCGGTGATTGAGGTGCTGGACGAGTTGGGCCTGACGGACAAAGCGGTGCTGCTGGAGCGTTGCGGCATGGAAGGACAACACATCTATACTGATATACGCGAAGCAGCAGAGAAAGAGCTCCATTATTTCTCCACCCTGCTGGTTCGGAAAAAACAGATAAGTAAGGTCGCAGCATGAACACAGCGAGTAACACAACGAACATCCCTGTTGTCTTTCTCGGGGCCGGACCTGGCGATCCTGAGCTCATCACTGTTAAGGGACGGCGTCTGCTGGATGAAGCCGATGTTATCGTTTATGCTGGTAGCTTAGTGAATCCGGCCCTGCTGGATGGCGTGCAGGCAGAGATCCATAATTCTGCCTCCATGACCCTGGATGAAGTGCTGGCTGTGCTCACCGATGCTTGGCGTACAGGCAGGAAGGCAATCCGCCTCCACACCGGTGATCCTGCTATTTACGGAGCAATCCGGGAGCAGATGCAGCGGCTGGATGCACAGGATATTCCCTATGAGGTGGTACCTGGAGTGAGCTCAGCACTCGCTGCCTCTGCGGCTCTACAGGTAGAACTCACTGTGCCCGAGGTCACCCAGACCGTGATCTTTACCCGGCAGGCTGGTCGGACCTCAGTCCCTGAGCAGGAGTCCCTGCGCAATCTGGCTGCAATCCAGGCCTCCATGTGTATCTTTCTCTCTGTCTCTATGATAGATAAGGTGGTGGCGGAGCTTATGGCAGGAGGGTATCCTGAAGACACCCCTATCGCGGTGGTGGAAAAGGCCTCCTGGCCGGATCAGCAGATTGTTCGGGGCACCTTGGCTGATATTGCCGAGAAGATCAAGGCCTCTGCCATCCGCAAGACCGCCATGATCGTGGTGGGCCGGGCCCTATCCGATGATCCGACGGCTGCTTCCAAGCTCTATGATGCGGGTTTTAGTCATGAGTATCGGAGGAGCAGTACGTAGTGTTTTTTTTTGATCGCTGATTCACTTTTTCAAACAGAGAGTCTGTTTCTTCGATGTATTTTCGATCAGGCAATGTCGTTCCAGGGTAACTCCCGAATATCAGCAATCTTTCTCCCTGGTGTTGGTGCTTTCATATACTCTGGAATACCTGCTATATCTTCGTCTTCCACATCTTCATCATTCCAGTACGCCCAGTGCCATTTGGGATCGTATTGTATTTTTGCGCTTGGAAAACTCATAGATTTTATACGCTGTTCTATGGAAAGATGCAGTGATATCTTCCGTCGTTCCCAGTCATCGTATGCATCTGCTATTTTTTTCCCAGCTGAGTCTACGGGTTGGTTTAACCAGTAAATTGATAGAGCTGTGCCCGCATCACACAAGGGGCTTTCTAATATCCAATCAATTGTTTTCTCTGCGAGTTCATCGTCCCAGTTTATTAACCACGGCAAATAATAAAGTTCTTCTGGAGATGTCATTTTTTCCAATAGGGAAAAGAGCTGTTCTTCAGATAAATCCATATTTACTAAATCATCTGTGAATGTATTTAATCGCCGCAATTGCTCTTGAGTTAATTCACTGACCGACATGATTGTTATTCTCCTTCAGTTTTTAATTATGTAGAACTGCCTGTTTTTTTTAGATAAAGCACTGGAATGGTAAAAGGTTGAGCAGGCTAGTAAAGAGTGTGACCCGTCCTGAATATAGTTGACACATTAATGACCATTCAGGAGGGGAATAATATGAAAAAAGAACCTGTCAAACGTTACAGCCAGGCACTTAAACAACAGGTTGTCAGAGAGTACGAAGAGGGCGTCAGCATCTACAGCTTGCGTCAGAAATATGGCATTGGCGCTCACGGCACCGTAGAGCGATGGATTAAGAAGTTTGGCCGTTCCGGTTACCGCGCCGAGGTTGTGCATATCCAAACGGTTGAAGATCAGCTTGAATTTAAAGCAATGAAAAGCCGGATCAAGGAGCTGGAATCGGCATTGGCACAAAGCGTCCTTGAAAACCGGATGCTGGAAACCACGATAGAAGTAGCCGATCAATCATTGGGCACTGATATTAAAAAAATTTCGGGAGGAAATTATAACCAGGGCAGCAGCTGTAAGGCAGATCAGCAGGCAGGCGGCCTGTAACTGGTACGGTATCAGTCGGCAGGCATATTACCAGGCATTGCAGCGACAGATGCTCCAGGCAGCCGAAAACCAACTCATCGTGGAACTGGTCAGGGCCATCCGCCAGCGTCACCCACGTATGGGCGGACGAAAACTGCATTACGAACTACAGGATTCGATGGCCGCCTTGGGAATTTCCAGGGGCAGAGACGCATTTTTCAAGCTGTTATCAGCACATAACCTGCTGGTCCCAACCAGACTCAGCCATCGCAAAACCACACATGCTGGCCTGTGGCGATGCCCCAATCTGTTGATTGATTTAACCATTACCCACGTCCATCAGGCCTGGGTTGGTGACATCACCTATATCACGACCGAGACGGGATTTGTTTATCTGGCTTTACTGACCGATGTTTTTTCTCGCTTTATTGTCGGCTTCGATCTCTCGTCGTCGCTTGCGGTCGAAGGGTGTGACCGGGCGCTGAAACAGGCGATAGCACAGGCTGACGGTGCTGATTTGCGTGGCCTGATCCATCATTCGGATCATGGGGTGCAATACACCGCCTGGCTGTACCGGGAGCGATTGCAAAAGATGGAGATACGTTCCAGCATGGGAGAAGTGGGCAACTGTTACGAAAACGCCTTAGCTGAACGAGTGAATGGAATCTTAAAAGGCGAATATGGCCTTGACGACCTTTTCATTGTTGTATAGGAAATTATAAAATTTTCCTTTCAACATGTTGTAATTGCGAATAGAGTATTAGCTTAATGAAAAATAAGCTGATAAAATTAATCTTTCGTGATTTTTGGTATGTAGTCTGCGTTGAATTGGCAAGCAGGTACTCAAGCCTTCACTGGGAGTCAATCGTTGAAAATGTAGAAAAAATGATCAACTGTGGAGAGTCTACCAATGGCTATGTCGAGTATATTTGTCCGAATTGTTTTGAAAAAAGAGAGTAGGGTTCACCTGTAAGTGTCGATTCTGTACGTCTTGCGGTAAGCGATACGTCGATGAATGGGTTGAAAAGACAGTGAAAAGTATATTCGACGTAGTTCATCGACATTTAGTGTTTACCATTCCACAAGAACTCCGAAAGATAATTTTTAGTGATCGTATGCTGATCAAGATTATGATGGATTGTGCTTCAAAAGCGGCTGTGGAAGTACTTCAAAGTAAAGGAGTTGATGCTGTTCCGGGAATTCTATTAGTTGTCCATACGTTTGGAAGAGATCTTAAGTTTAATCCGCATGTCCATATGTTAATGACAGAAGGAGGATTAACATCTTCCAATCAGTGGGTTGATATTCCATTTTTGCCATATGGTCTGCTTAGAAAAAATGGCAATATTATTTGCTGACTGAAATAAAGGCTAGCTTGCCGCAAACAAAAGAAAATGTAAGATTCATAGATTACCTGTTTAAAAGCCAACGTAATGGTTTTTATGTAAATGGTAAAAGCAAGATGACATCAGCAAGACATGCAGCTCGATATATTGGTCGCTATATGGCTCGTCCAGCATTGGCAGAGCACAAGATAACGAATTACGATGGTGAGGAAGTAACATTTTGGTATATTGATCATAAAACAGAAGTTAAAGTTACCGAAGCGATTCCAGCCAAAGAGTTCATACAACGATTAATTGACCATATCCCGCTAAAGGGATTCAAGATGGTCCGCCATTATGGGTTATATTCTCGAC is drawn from Candidatus Electrothrix aestuarii and contains these coding sequences:
- a CDS encoding Rpn family recombination-promoting nuclease/putative transposase, with product MSETRTLVSFDWAIKNILRDKANYDVLEGFLSTLLKKDIKILTILESESNQEDATDKFNRVDLSVEDENGEIYIIEVQAGWERYYLQRLLYGSSKLIVDRMRLGNSFAQVKKIISVSILYFLLGEGENDYIYKGTNEFYGLNTQEKLRLEPRKRRAVVGREIDAGKNVFPEYYLIEVERFHNIIKNGIDEWVYFFKNSEVRSDFRSKNIQAAAEKLDLLKMSATERRAYEKYLSNRASEKDMIESAYDEGIEKGKADVAVNMLRMGLLTIEQIAQATGLSEETVRKLSEDE
- the cbiE gene encoding precorrin-6y C5,15-methyltransferase (decarboxylating) subunit CbiE gives rise to the protein MSEVFIFGVSGEELPKEQLRKIASCSAVVVSSRHQALLKGMEIHRIPVAPVEEMVFELAVALNEGDVAVLASGDPLFFGIGRTLLERFGPELVHITPALSAVQLACTRFKLPWDDLPLISLHGRSAKDIAGKILGKPKVMLFTDHRNSPDRIAQELLTVLEEHKDNVRKKRIRVRVAENLGLKDERICSGTLADIAGQKFSPLNMLLIEQQQAPEAEGAETADDFILGLQEDEIAHSRGLITKDEIRAVILHRLRLPRSGVLWDVGGGSGSVSVEAARLCPDLTIYIIEQKEEGWENIRANIVRYGLYNIKLICGQAPDVFPQLPDPDRVFIGGSKGLLVEIIPRCAKRLTPKGRMVASAVLKKTAEQAPLLMSSNGLDVDARTVAVTREEIRYTNYGEPGLLLNPITIITGKK
- the cobI gene encoding precorrin-2 C(20)-methyltransferase; the encoded protein is MKQGKSQGRLYLVGVGPGDPELMTYKAVRVLEQTKVWVAPKAKADGASAALQIASAMVGLADKEVLEVRFPMKKIRLEQEHDPEVQQGWQEAARIVLERLDQGEDVAFPTLGDPGLYSTSFYLLNTLQELRQELPVTIIPGITAMSACSAQVNAPLGLGDDVLSVVPAAFDDARLRDILQNSDAVVLMKVFRRLPAVIEVLDELGLTDKAVLLERCGMEGQHIYTDIREAAEKELHYFSTLLVRKKQISKVAA
- the cobM gene encoding precorrin-4 C(11)-methyltransferase, whose protein sequence is MNTASNTTNIPVVFLGAGPGDPELITVKGRRLLDEADVIVYAGSLVNPALLDGVQAEIHNSASMTLDEVLAVLTDAWRTGRKAIRLHTGDPAIYGAIREQMQRLDAQDIPYEVVPGVSSALAASAALQVELTVPEVTQTVIFTRQAGRTSVPEQESLRNLAAIQASMCIFLSVSMIDKVVAELMAGGYPEDTPIAVVEKASWPDQQIVRGTLADIAEKIKASAIRKTAMIVVGRALSDDPTAASKLYDAGFSHEYRRSST
- a CDS encoding DUF4274 domain-containing protein, coding for MSVSELTQEQLRRLNTFTDDLVNMDLSEEQLFSLLEKMTSPEELYYLPWLINWDDELAEKTIDWILESPLCDAGTALSIYWLNQPVDSAGKKIADAYDDWERRKISLHLSIEQRIKSMSFPSAKIQYDPKWHWAYWNDEDVEDEDIAGIPEYMKAPTPGRKIADIRELPWNDIA
- a CDS encoding transposase gives rise to the protein MKKEPVKRYSQALKQQVVREYEEGVSIYSLRQKYGIGAHGTVERWIKKFGRSGYRAEVVHIQTVEDQLEFKAMKSRIKELESALAQSVLENRMLETTIEVADQSLGTDIKKISGGNYNQGSSCKADQQAGGL
- a CDS encoding IS3 family transposase; its protein translation is MSRQAYYQALQRQMLQAAENQLIVELVRAIRQRHPRMGGRKLHYELQDSMAALGISRGRDAFFKLLSAHNLLVPTRLSHRKTTHAGLWRCPNLLIDLTITHVHQAWVGDITYITTETGFVYLALLTDVFSRFIVGFDLSSSLAVEGCDRALKQAIAQADGADLRGLIHHSDHGVQYTAWLYRERLQKMEIRSSMGEVGNCYENALAERVNGILKGEYGLDDLFIVV
- a CDS encoding transposase, with the protein product MFTIPQELRKIIFSDRMLIKIMMDCASKAAVEVLQSKGVDAVPGILLVVHTFGRDLKFNPHVHMLMTEGGLTSSNQWVDIPFLPYGLLRKNGNIIC
- a CDS encoding transposase; the encoded protein is MLTEIKASLPQTKENVRFIDYLFKSQRNGFYVNGKSKMTSARHAARYIGRYMARPALAEHKITNYDGEEVTFWYIDHKTEVKVTEAIPAKEFIQRLIDHIPLKGFKMVRHYGLYSRRTKTIAIEILMDCKRFIQKTFEFMKSDSRSLSWRERLVQSFGKDPLTCPNCKEKMFLWRIWHPDYGDIFDLSRDGPFVESKSKQECNKRNSSGRQVKWIPQLLPF